A single Numenius arquata chromosome 1, bNumArq3.hap1.1, whole genome shotgun sequence DNA region contains:
- the LOC141471337 gene encoding C-type lectin domain family 2 member B-like — protein MEPQAEQEAEQKAEQAETTRMTQAPLGNVDSTNVKQDAKWKAVASSWMQKRRPCKECCLMSKCCFLCLFIFGFLVVLIIVFALKPGVSHEQCPSEWIGYKRKCYFISEEEENWTSSQAFCAKNESLLVVFENEEEMHSLLKHLKIDDSWIGLRKKGESFFWENGIAFKEGSFQIRNHSECAYLDAFTISTSACSLPRRWICFQLPKWMT, from the exons ATGGAGCCTCAAGCTGAACAGGAGGCTGAACAGAAGGCTGAACAGGCTGAGACTACCAGGATGACACAAGCACCTCTAGGGAACGTAGACTCCACTAATGTCAAACAAGATGCCAAATGGAAAGCGGTGGCCAGTTCATGGATGCAGAAGAGGAGGCCCTGTAAAGAGTGCTGCTTGATGTCAAAAT GCTGTTTTCTGTGCCTATTTATTTTTGGATTTCTGGTGGTGCTCATCATTGTATTCG CTTTAAAACCTGGGGTATCTCATGAACAGTGCCCCAGTGAATGGATAGGTTACAAAAGGAAATGTTACTTCAtctcagaggaggaagaaaactggACATCTAGTCAGGCCTTCTGCGCTAAGAATGAATCCTTGCTAGTTGTTTTTGAAAACGAGGAAGAAatg cattctttACTTAAGCATTTGAAAATAGATGACTCCTGGATTGGATTGCGCAAGAAAGGCGAAAGCTTCTTCTGGGAGAATGGTATTGCCTTCAAGGAGGGCTC gttccaGATACGGAATCACTCTGAGTGTGCCTACTTGGATGCCTTCACTATTTCTACATCAGCATGCTCTTTGCCCAGGCGCTGGATCTGTTTCCAACTTCCTAAATGGATGACATAG